A window of Deferribacterota bacterium genomic DNA:
TTATCCCCAAAGGCTCCAAGATTTGAAACAATAAAGATTAACCCAGATAAGGTAGGACTTTTAATTGGACCAGCTGGCAAAAATATAAAAAGAATAATTGAGGAGACAAAAGCTTCTATTGATATATTAGATGGCGGAATAGTTAATATATTTGCAAAAGATGCAGATAATATTGAAAAGGCTAAGGCAATGATACAAGATTCGATGCAAGAATTAGTTGAAAATAATGTGTATAAGGCTAAGGTTAAGAAAATTGTAGATTATGGGATGTTTGTCGAATTGTTACCTTTGGGTATTGAGGGGCTACTTCATATCTCACAGATTGATAGAGAACGCATTGATAAAATTGAAGATCATTATAAGGAAGGAGATATTATAGAGGTGGAATATTTAGGAAAGGATGCTAGAGGAAGGATAAAACTATCTAGAAAAGTGCTTCTCAAATGAGAGATTTGGAGATTAGTAAAAACTATTATAAAAGTAATGAACAGCTAGATAATGCAATAGTTACAATAAAAGTTAAAGCGCTTGAGGGGGCAAGTATCCCTGAATATAAGACTAGTGGTGCATCAGGTTTAGATATTTGCAGCTTTGAAGATGGGGTTATACCTTCCTTTGATGTAAAACTTATAAGAACAGGACTTTATTTTGAAATACCGCATTATATTGAGGGTCAAATTAGAAGTAGAAGTGGTATTGCATTAAATAATAAAGTGATAGTATTAAATAGTCCAGGCACTATTGATAGTGATTATAGGGGGGAGCTAAAGATTATTTTGATGAACTTATCAAAAGAATCCTTTTATTATAAGAAAGGGGACAGATTAGCACAAATAGTTTTTTCTAAAGTTATTAAGGCTAATTTAGTGTTAGTAGATAATGTTTGTGATACCCAAAGGGGTTCTGGAGGTTTTGGCCATACAGGTATTTAGTTTTATCATAAGAATTTTTAGAATAATTTGTTATAGTTTTTTTCTATGCATATATTATTAGTTGATACAAGTGGTGATTACTTGAGATTGGCAATTGCTAATGATAGCAATCTTTTATTAAATATTAACTATAAGTTAGGTAGATATATTAATGAAAACTTATTGACTATAAT
This region includes:
- the dut gene encoding dUTP diphosphatase; its protein translation is MRDLEISKNYYKSNEQLDNAIVTIKVKALEGASIPEYKTSGASGLDICSFEDGVIPSFDVKLIRTGLYFEIPHYIEGQIRSRSGIALNNKVIVLNSPGTIDSDYRGELKIILMNLSKESFYYKKGDRLAQIVFSKVIKANLVLVDNVCDTQRGSGGFGHTGI